In Persicimonas caeni, a single window of DNA contains:
- a CDS encoding ChaB family protein: protein MPYHSNAELPDSVKDNLPKHAQDIYREAFNNAYDRFSDPDKRRGDASREEASHKVAWNAVKQEYHKEDGEWKRD, encoded by the coding sequence ATGCCCTACCACAGCAACGCCGAGCTGCCCGACAGCGTCAAAGATAACCTTCCCAAGCACGCCCAGGACATCTACCGCGAGGCGTTCAACAATGCCTACGACCGCTTCTCCGATCCCGACAAGCGCCGGGGGGATGCGTCGCGCGAGGAGGCGTCGCACAAGGTGGCGTGGAACGCGGTCAAGCAGGAGTATCACAAGGAAGACGGCGAGTGGAAACGCGACTGA
- a CDS encoding App1 family protein, with product MPVPPPIRKALGIYDRQMERLNQAIRQQIGYFDSIRVLPYNGFGASDGVWLKGRVLADDKVDAEQGDNELEKLANMFRRAHTDEVPEAQVRVSFGKRTVQVETSWEGFFDVDILPDESLEPEALWHDVDLELISPRPHVDQPTFRFRGEVQIPSNPRIGIISDIDDTIIKTGADTIFRQARIVLLNGPYSRTPFAGVGAFYRALQNVDGEPTNPMFYVSSSPWNMYDLFDEFFRAHDIPKGTIFLTDFGLDRDKFIAGGHDHKTRRIQRVLDTYPDLDFIFIGDTGQHDPKLYRELVYENPGRVAAVYIRDVHPNVDEERDAEVGRIAEELESEGVQMLRVEDTLDAARHACEHGYIEPADLDRVVEACRAEQARPDEPRGAIKRLASRFLA from the coding sequence ATGCCAGTTCCACCGCCTATCCGGAAGGCTCTGGGGATTTACGACCGCCAAATGGAGCGGCTCAACCAAGCCATCCGACAGCAAATTGGCTATTTCGATTCCATCCGCGTGCTTCCCTACAACGGCTTCGGCGCCTCGGACGGGGTGTGGCTCAAAGGCCGGGTGCTAGCCGACGACAAGGTCGACGCCGAGCAGGGGGACAACGAGCTCGAGAAGCTCGCCAATATGTTCCGCCGTGCCCACACCGACGAGGTGCCCGAGGCTCAGGTGCGCGTCTCCTTTGGCAAGCGCACGGTTCAGGTGGAGACGTCGTGGGAGGGCTTCTTCGACGTCGACATCTTACCCGACGAGAGCCTCGAACCGGAGGCGTTGTGGCACGACGTCGACCTCGAACTCATCTCTCCGCGGCCGCATGTCGACCAGCCGACATTTCGGTTCCGAGGCGAGGTCCAAATCCCCTCCAACCCTCGCATCGGTATCATCAGTGATATCGACGACACGATCATCAAGACGGGCGCCGATACCATCTTTCGGCAGGCGCGCATCGTTTTGCTCAACGGGCCGTATAGCCGAACGCCCTTTGCCGGGGTGGGGGCGTTTTACCGAGCGCTTCAAAATGTGGACGGCGAGCCGACCAACCCGATGTTCTACGTGTCGTCGTCCCCGTGGAATATGTACGACCTGTTCGACGAGTTCTTCCGGGCGCACGATATCCCCAAAGGCACCATCTTCCTGACTGACTTCGGTCTCGACCGCGACAAGTTCATCGCCGGTGGGCACGACCACAAGACGCGCCGCATCCAGCGCGTCCTCGATACCTACCCGGACCTCGACTTCATCTTTATCGGCGACACGGGACAACACGACCCCAAGTTGTACCGCGAGTTGGTCTACGAGAATCCTGGCCGCGTCGCCGCGGTCTATATCCGGGACGTGCATCCGAACGTCGACGAGGAGCGTGACGCCGAGGTGGGGCGGATTGCCGAGGAGTTGGAGTCGGAGGGCGTCCAGATGTTGCGCGTCGAGGACACCCTCGATGCGGCTCGTCATGCCTGTGAGCATGGCTACATCGAGCCGGCCGACCTCGACCGTGTCGTGGAGGCGTGTCGGGCCGAACAAGCCCGGCCCGACGAGCCTCGCGGTGCCATCAAGAGGCTCGCCAGCCGGTTTCTTGCTTAG